In Rhodamnia argentea isolate NSW1041297 chromosome 4, ASM2092103v1, whole genome shotgun sequence, the following proteins share a genomic window:
- the LOC115756141 gene encoding auxin-responsive protein SAUR71-like, which yields MESPEKSNKIREVVRLRRLLKKWRNFAKSSKAATSVAAMSPNRGSIHKGINFLKRSISSLSSDDDDGSNNSRKHSSSNNNAVPRGYLAVCVGEELQRFVIPMHYLDSPAFGSLLQEAEEVFGFQQTGVLRIPCNVSVFGSVLDMVERE from the coding sequence ATGGAGTCCCCTGAAAAGTCTAACAAGATCAGGGAAGTGGTTCGACTCCGGCGGCTCCTCAAGAAGTGGAGGAACTTTGCAAAATCGTCGAAAGCCGCCACATCTGTCGCAGCCATGAGCCCGAACCGCGGTAGCATTCACAAGGGCATCAACTTCCTCAAAAGATCAATATCTTCTCTATCATCGGACGACGATGACGGCAGCAACAACAGCAGGAAgcacagcagcagcaacaacaacGCTGTCCCAAGAGGCTACCTTGCGGTCTGCGTTGGTGAAGAGCTTCAGAGGTTCGTCATCCCAATGCACTACTTGGACAGCCCGGCATTCGGGTCCTTGCTGCAAGAGGCCGAGGAGGTGTTCGGATTCCAGCAGACGGGTGTCCTGAGAATCCCATGCAACGTTTCGGTATTCGGAAGTGTTCTAGATATGGTGGAAAGGGAGTAG